In Tsuneonella dongtanensis, a single window of DNA contains:
- a CDS encoding threonine synthase, which translates to MALTANLDGERPTFVTHLECSLTGERYAADVLQGLSAAGRPLLVRYDLAAAGAALSRDTLEGRPTDLWRWRELLPVRRTASIVSLGEIETPLIPIPNSAAPNVIVKDEGRLPTGSFKARGLVMAVAMARELGVTRIAMPTNGNAGAALAAYATRAGIETVVLCPDDTPEINVREIAAQGARVYRVNGLIDECGAIVGKGAAEGLWFDFSTLKEPYRIEGKKTMGLELAAQLGWRLPKAIFYPTGGGTGLIGMWKAFDELEALGWIGSERPKMFAVQASGCAPIVKAWEDGVEHAERWENADTIAMGIRVPKAVGDFLILRAVRESGGRGIAVDDADTLAAVDDCGRKDGLLLCPEGGATLAAWRKAVAEGWIDEGDEAVLFNCATGLKYPLKDSSVTLDKKNLAPLSSL; encoded by the coding sequence GTGGCGCTCACCGCAAATCTTGACGGCGAGCGCCCGACTTTCGTCACCCACCTCGAATGCTCGCTGACGGGCGAGCGATACGCAGCGGATGTGCTCCAGGGCCTGTCCGCGGCGGGGCGGCCGCTACTCGTGCGCTACGACCTTGCGGCGGCGGGCGCGGCTCTGTCCCGCGACACCCTCGAAGGACGTCCAACCGACCTGTGGCGCTGGCGTGAACTGTTGCCGGTGCGCCGGACCGCCAGCATCGTGAGCCTGGGCGAGATCGAGACCCCGCTCATACCGATCCCCAACTCGGCCGCCCCGAACGTCATCGTGAAGGACGAAGGGCGCTTGCCGACGGGATCGTTCAAGGCGCGCGGTTTGGTGATGGCGGTCGCGATGGCCAGGGAACTCGGCGTCACCCGGATCGCTATGCCAACCAACGGGAACGCCGGTGCGGCGCTCGCCGCCTATGCCACGCGTGCCGGGATCGAGACCGTGGTGCTGTGTCCCGACGACACGCCGGAAATCAACGTGCGCGAGATCGCAGCGCAGGGTGCGCGGGTCTACCGGGTCAATGGCCTGATCGACGAATGCGGCGCCATCGTGGGGAAGGGCGCGGCCGAGGGGCTGTGGTTCGATTTCTCGACACTCAAGGAGCCGTATCGGATCGAGGGCAAGAAGACGATGGGCCTGGAGCTCGCTGCGCAGCTCGGCTGGCGGCTGCCCAAGGCGATTTTCTACCCCACCGGCGGCGGCACTGGCCTTATTGGCATGTGGAAGGCCTTCGACGAGCTCGAGGCACTCGGCTGGATCGGCAGCGAGAGGCCGAAGATGTTCGCCGTCCAGGCGAGCGGATGCGCGCCAATCGTCAAGGCGTGGGAAGACGGCGTCGAGCACGCCGAGCGCTGGGAAAATGCGGACACGATCGCGATGGGCATCCGGGTGCCCAAGGCCGTGGGCGATTTCCTGATCCTGCGCGCGGTGCGCGAAAGCGGCGGCCGCGGCATTGCGGTGGACGACGCCGACACGCTGGCTGCGGTCGACGACTGCGGCAGGAAGGACGGTCTGCTGCTCTGCCCCGAAGGCGGCGCGACGCTGGCCGCCTGGCGGAAGGCGGTTGCCGAGGGCTGGATCGACGAAGGCGACGAGGCCGTGTTGTTCAACTGCGCAACGGGGCTGAAGTATCCGCTGAAGGACAGTTCGGTGACGCTGGACAAGAAAAATCTTGCGCCGCTGTCTTCGCTTTAG
- a CDS encoding tyrosine recombinase XerC gives MSKAALLEAWGGHLRDGRRRSPHTVRAYVAAADRLLSATGLDDWTSLAALDGPALRRQLALRRAEGLANASAARELSALKGFVAFARSQMGDDASPPRLRGPRLKKGLPRPVTPDDAVNLADLVAGSAAEEWIGSRDRAVLLLMYGAGLRIAEALSLKGKDMPLGETLTVTGKGSKQRVVPLLPIVRDGVADYAAKSPWPLDADAPLFRGARGGPLGQGMVQKAMARARIALGLPATATPHALRHSFATHLLGAGADLRSLQELLGHASLGSTQIYTKVDAATLLDTYRKAHPRSD, from the coding sequence GTGAGCAAGGCCGCGCTTCTCGAAGCCTGGGGCGGCCACTTGCGCGACGGTCGGCGGCGCAGCCCGCATACCGTACGTGCCTACGTCGCCGCCGCCGACCGGCTGCTGAGTGCGACCGGCCTCGACGATTGGACCTCGCTCGCCGCGCTCGACGGACCGGCCCTGCGCCGTCAGCTTGCCCTGCGGCGCGCGGAAGGGTTGGCGAACGCTTCGGCCGCGCGCGAGCTTTCGGCGCTGAAGGGCTTCGTCGCGTTCGCCCGATCGCAAATGGGCGACGATGCCTCGCCACCCCGCCTGCGCGGGCCTCGGCTCAAGAAAGGCCTCCCGCGCCCCGTCACACCCGACGATGCGGTCAACCTTGCGGACCTCGTGGCGGGCAGCGCTGCCGAAGAGTGGATCGGATCCCGCGACCGCGCGGTCCTCCTGCTCATGTACGGAGCCGGTCTGCGGATTGCCGAAGCGCTGTCGCTCAAGGGCAAGGATATGCCTCTGGGCGAGACGCTGACGGTCACTGGCAAGGGCAGCAAACAGCGCGTCGTGCCGCTGCTGCCCATCGTCCGCGACGGTGTTGCCGACTATGCTGCCAAGTCTCCCTGGCCGCTGGACGCCGACGCTCCGCTGTTTCGCGGCGCAAGGGGCGGGCCGCTCGGGCAGGGAATGGTCCAGAAGGCCATGGCGCGAGCCCGAATTGCGCTGGGCCTGCCCGCCACCGCCACGCCGCACGCGCTGCGGCACAGCTTCGCCACGCATCTGCTCGGCGCCGGGGCGGACCTCAGGAGCCTGCAGGAGCTGCTGGGCCACGCGAGCCTGGGCTCGACGCAGATTTACACCAAGGTCGACGCGGCAACGCTGCTCGACACCTATCGCAAGGCGCATCCGCGCTCGGATTAG
- a CDS encoding nucleotide exchange factor GrpE, whose amino-acid sequence MIEDEKQAAEEAKAKELDGVPADMIDDPEGAEAQDGLSDALAALKNDLDKAMQDVLYARAETQNVRRRMEKDVADARAYAATGFARDILSVYDNLVRAIDAIPADLHDDPRMKAMVTGIEATQREVEKVFAAHGITRIASTGLPLDPNQHQAMLEIPSDEHEPGTVVQEMQSGWMIKDRLLRPAMVGVAKKP is encoded by the coding sequence ATGATCGAAGACGAAAAGCAGGCAGCCGAAGAGGCGAAGGCCAAGGAACTCGACGGCGTCCCCGCCGACATGATCGACGACCCCGAGGGCGCGGAAGCGCAGGACGGTCTGTCCGACGCGCTCGCAGCGCTCAAGAACGATCTCGACAAGGCGATGCAGGACGTCCTCTACGCCCGCGCCGAGACGCAGAACGTTCGCCGCAGGATGGAAAAGGACGTCGCTGATGCCCGCGCCTATGCCGCGACCGGTTTCGCGCGCGACATCCTGTCCGTCTACGACAATCTCGTCCGCGCGATCGACGCGATCCCCGCCGATCTCCACGACGACCCGCGGATGAAGGCGATGGTGACGGGGATCGAGGCGACCCAGCGCGAAGTCGAGAAGGTCTTTGCCGCGCACGGCATCACCCGCATTGCGTCCACCGGCCTGCCGCTCGACCCGAACCAGCACCAGGCGATGCTGGAAATCCCTTCCGACGAGCACGAACCGGGTACCGTGGTGCAGGAAATGCAGAGCGGCTGGATGATCAAGGATCGCTTGCTGCGCCCGGCCATGGTCGGCGTGGCGAAGAAGCCCTGA
- the hrcA gene encoding heat-inducible transcriptional repressor HrcA: MPPHPVTELSTRAREVFRLVVEGYIASGQPVGSKTLAGPKSEGGGGLNLSPASIRSVLHELETLGLLAAPHTSAGRMPTETGLRLFVDGMMQVAEPSAEERRTIETRISAPGPIEAALEATSALLSDISGAAGMVMVPRREPRLAQLTLVPLAPTRALAVLVGEDGGIENRVIDLDAPASASALEQAGNYITARLAGRTLAEAATAMQAELAGGRSQLDAASRDLVERGLAIWSEDASRRPVLIVRGAANLLDETALGDIERVRQLLDDLESKQAVAELLESARSAEATRIFIGSENRLFALSGSSVIASPYRDREGRVVGVLGVIGPTRLNYARVVPIVDFTARSLGKLIG; the protein is encoded by the coding sequence ATGCCTCCGCATCCCGTCACCGAACTGAGCACTCGCGCGCGGGAAGTTTTCCGGCTCGTCGTCGAGGGATATATCGCGAGCGGCCAGCCGGTGGGCTCGAAGACGCTGGCCGGGCCGAAAAGCGAAGGCGGCGGCGGGCTGAACCTGTCCCCCGCCTCGATCCGCTCGGTTCTGCACGAACTCGAAACGCTCGGCTTGCTCGCCGCCCCACACACCAGCGCGGGGCGGATGCCGACCGAAACGGGACTCCGGCTCTTCGTCGACGGCATGATGCAGGTCGCGGAGCCGTCAGCGGAAGAGCGCCGGACTATCGAGACGCGCATTTCCGCGCCGGGCCCGATCGAGGCGGCGCTGGAGGCGACCAGCGCGCTGCTGTCGGACATATCGGGCGCAGCGGGAATGGTCATGGTGCCCAGGCGCGAACCGCGGCTCGCGCAACTCACGCTTGTTCCGCTTGCCCCGACCCGCGCGCTGGCGGTTCTCGTGGGCGAGGACGGGGGAATCGAGAACCGGGTGATCGATCTCGATGCGCCTGCGTCGGCCTCGGCGCTGGAGCAGGCCGGCAACTACATCACGGCGCGGCTCGCGGGACGCACCCTGGCAGAGGCGGCGACTGCTATGCAGGCAGAGCTTGCGGGCGGGCGTTCGCAATTGGACGCCGCCAGTCGCGACCTGGTCGAGCGCGGGCTCGCAATCTGGAGCGAGGATGCGTCGCGGCGCCCCGTGCTCATCGTGCGCGGCGCCGCGAACCTGCTCGACGAGACCGCGCTCGGCGACATCGAACGCGTGCGCCAGCTCCTCGACGACCTCGAAAGCAAGCAGGCCGTCGCCGAGCTGCTCGAATCGGCGCGGTCGGCCGAAGCGACGCGGATTTTCATCGGTAGCGAAAACCGACTTTTCGCCCTGTCGGGATCTTCGGTGATCGCCTCACCCTATCGCGACCGCGAGGGAAGGGTGGTGGGCGTGCTGGGGGTCATCGGTCCCACGCGGTTGAATTATGCGCGCGTTGTCCCCATCGTGGATTTCACGGCCCGTTCACTGGGCAAGCTCATCGGATAA
- the rph gene encoding ribonuclease PH — protein sequence MRPSGRAPDEMRAISIETGFTKHAEGSCLVGFGDTRVLVTASVEERIPPWLRGKGEGWVTAEYSMLPRATHTRGQREAAKGKQSGRTQEIQRLIGRSLRSVVDLRKLGERQIVLDCDVIQADGGTRTAAISGAWVALRLAVDKLMAAGAISDDPIEAKVAAISCGICSGTPVLDLNYHEDSSADADANFVLIEGGKIAEVQATAEGATYDEEGLLRLLRLAQIGCAQVFRAQDEATRK from the coding sequence ATGCGACCTTCCGGCCGCGCGCCCGACGAGATGCGCGCCATTTCGATCGAGACCGGATTCACCAAGCACGCCGAAGGCTCTTGCCTCGTCGGGTTCGGCGACACCCGCGTCCTCGTCACCGCTTCGGTCGAGGAGCGCATCCCGCCATGGCTGCGCGGCAAGGGCGAAGGCTGGGTGACCGCCGAGTACTCGATGCTCCCGCGCGCGACACACACCCGCGGCCAGCGCGAGGCGGCCAAGGGCAAGCAGAGCGGGCGGACGCAGGAAATCCAGCGGCTGATCGGCCGGTCCCTGCGGTCGGTGGTCGACCTCAGGAAACTGGGCGAGCGGCAGATCGTGCTCGATTGCGACGTGATCCAGGCCGACGGCGGCACGCGGACCGCGGCGATCAGCGGCGCATGGGTCGCGCTGCGCCTGGCGGTGGACAAGCTGATGGCCGCCGGCGCCATCTCCGACGACCCGATCGAGGCCAAGGTCGCCGCCATCTCGTGCGGCATCTGCTCCGGCACGCCTGTGCTCGACCTCAACTACCACGAGGATTCGTCGGCCGACGCCGATGCGAACTTCGTGCTGATCGAAGGCGGCAAAATCGCCGAGGTCCAGGCGACCGCCGAGGGCGCGACCTATGACGAGGAGGGCCTTCTGCGCCTCCTCCGTCTCGCCCAGATTGGCTGCGCCCAAGTCTTCCGGGCACAGGACGAAGCGACCCGCAAATGA
- a CDS encoding YbjN domain-containing protein — protein MRASVLIAFGLALAPAATFAADETVAASNPDGIVRVLRESGFSAELDKDSYGDPLIKTSFAGYPGSIYFYGCAAETHEGCESLQFRAGLDRKTPLTPELTNAIVKKYRFTALWLDDDGDPWVNFDLFTGSGIARENFMRTLKAFEQNFGSIANDVFAEERGE, from the coding sequence ATGCGCGCAAGTGTCTTGATAGCATTCGGGCTGGCGCTCGCGCCCGCGGCGACATTCGCCGCCGATGAGACGGTTGCCGCGTCCAACCCCGACGGCATCGTGCGCGTATTGCGGGAAAGCGGCTTTTCAGCAGAGCTCGACAAGGACAGTTACGGCGACCCGCTCATCAAGACGTCATTCGCCGGATACCCCGGTTCGATCTATTTCTACGGCTGTGCCGCCGAAACGCACGAGGGCTGCGAGTCGCTCCAGTTCCGCGCGGGGCTCGACCGCAAGACACCGCTGACCCCCGAACTCACCAATGCGATCGTCAAGAAGTACCGCTTCACCGCGCTCTGGCTCGACGACGATGGCGACCCATGGGTCAATTTCGACCTGTTCACCGGCAGCGGCATCGCGCGCGAGAACTTCATGCGTACGCTCAAGGCCTTCGAACAGAACTTCGGTTCGATCGCCAACGACGTGTTCGCCGAGGAACGGGGGGAATAG
- a CDS encoding AMP nucleosidase — MESVENIIAELAQLHDRAVENLRTDILAYARDGALPDPAKRVDGSYAYPELVIRYHGEPPASTRGLAYGRLNSAGTYATTVTKPRLFASYLAEQLELIAADYPVEVEVRASRQEIPFPYVLDGEAGSVLAGIEPQVLARHFPATELALIGDELADGIELGGPDDTIPLSLFDGLRTDFSLARLAHYTGTSTEHFQRFVLFTNYHRYVDEFVDWAAEQLGSGGYTALAGAGGLFLTERMANARMQLSDTAWRRHQMPAYHLIGEDRCGITLVNIGVGPSNAKTITDHLAVLRPEAWLMIGHCGGLRPSQKIGDYVLAHAYLRDDHVLDPVLPPEIPLPAIAEVQQALYGAAEEVSGAHGADLKQRMRTGTVVTTDDRNWELQYTQSARRMSLSRAVGVDMESATIAGQGYRFRVPYGTLLCVSDKPLHGEIKLPGQANKFYEEAIAAHLQIGVAACRRLREEGDRLHSRKLRAFNEPPFR, encoded by the coding sequence ATGGAATCCGTCGAAAACATCATTGCCGAACTGGCCCAGCTCCACGACCGTGCAGTGGAAAACTTGCGCACGGACATCCTGGCTTACGCGAGGGATGGCGCCCTTCCCGACCCTGCCAAGCGGGTCGACGGCAGTTACGCCTATCCCGAACTCGTCATTCGCTACCACGGCGAACCGCCGGCGAGCACCCGCGGCCTCGCCTATGGTCGCCTCAATTCGGCGGGTACTTATGCAACGACGGTAACGAAGCCGCGCCTGTTCGCGTCCTACCTGGCCGAACAGCTCGAACTCATCGCCGCGGACTACCCCGTCGAGGTAGAAGTGCGTGCATCGCGGCAGGAAATCCCCTTTCCCTATGTGCTCGACGGCGAGGCCGGCTCGGTCCTCGCGGGGATCGAGCCGCAAGTGCTGGCGCGGCATTTTCCCGCGACCGAACTGGCCCTGATCGGCGACGAACTCGCGGACGGGATCGAACTCGGCGGGCCGGACGATACCATCCCGCTCTCGCTGTTCGACGGCCTGCGCACGGATTTCAGCCTTGCCCGGCTGGCCCACTACACGGGCACCAGCACCGAGCACTTCCAGCGCTTCGTCCTGTTCACGAACTACCACCGCTATGTCGACGAGTTCGTCGACTGGGCGGCCGAGCAGCTCGGTTCGGGCGGATACACCGCACTCGCCGGCGCCGGGGGGCTATTCCTGACCGAGCGGATGGCCAATGCGCGGATGCAACTGTCCGACACCGCGTGGCGGCGGCACCAGATGCCCGCTTACCACCTCATCGGCGAGGATCGCTGCGGGATCACCCTGGTCAACATCGGCGTCGGCCCCTCGAACGCAAAGACGATCACCGATCACCTGGCGGTGCTGCGGCCCGAGGCGTGGCTGATGATCGGCCATTGCGGCGGCCTGCGCCCCAGCCAGAAGATCGGCGACTACGTCCTCGCGCATGCGTACCTGCGCGACGACCACGTGCTCGACCCGGTGCTGCCGCCGGAAATCCCCCTGCCCGCCATCGCCGAAGTCCAGCAGGCGCTTTACGGCGCCGCGGAGGAAGTGTCGGGCGCGCACGGTGCCGACCTGAAGCAGCGCATGCGCACAGGCACCGTGGTCACCACCGATGACCGCAACTGGGAACTGCAGTACACCCAGTCCGCCCGCCGCATGAGCCTCAGCCGCGCGGTCGGGGTCGACATGGAGAGCGCGACGATCGCGGGCCAGGGCTACCGGTTCCGGGTACCCTACGGCACGCTGCTATGCGTGAGCGACAAGCCCCTGCATGGAGAGATCAAGCTCCCGGGACAGGCCAACAAGTTCTACGAGGAAGCGATCGCAGCACACCTGCAGATCGGCGTTGCCGCCTGCCGCCGCCTGCGCGAAGAAGGCGACCGGCTGCATTCCCGCAAGCTGCGCGCTTTCAACGAGCCGCCGTTCCGGTGA
- a CDS encoding DedA family protein, protein MHDLIIEAIARGGYFGIFVLMALENVFPPVPSEVIMGVGGVLVARGEMAFWPLMIWGTLGTTLGNYAWYWIGDKWGYERTRPFIDRWGRWLTIDWEHMEAATRFFQNHGQWVVFFLRFSPFLRTMISLPAGLAHMPLGRFLFFTFAGSAIWNALLVFGGTVLARWLEEYNGVMGWIVLGLVVMAIAAYAWRVATWKPRHLRTTTND, encoded by the coding sequence ATGCACGACCTGATCATCGAGGCAATCGCGCGCGGCGGCTATTTCGGCATCTTCGTGCTGATGGCGCTCGAGAACGTGTTTCCGCCCGTCCCGAGCGAGGTCATCATGGGCGTCGGCGGCGTGCTTGTTGCACGCGGAGAAATGGCGTTCTGGCCGCTGATGATCTGGGGAACGCTCGGCACGACGCTCGGCAACTATGCCTGGTACTGGATCGGCGACAAGTGGGGTTACGAACGCACGCGCCCGTTCATCGATCGCTGGGGCCGCTGGCTGACGATCGACTGGGAGCACATGGAAGCCGCGACGCGGTTCTTCCAGAACCATGGCCAGTGGGTCGTGTTCTTCCTGCGCTTTTCGCCCTTCCTGCGCACGATGATCTCGTTGCCGGCGGGTCTCGCCCACATGCCTCTGGGCAGGTTTCTTTTCTTCACATTTGCCGGATCGGCGATCTGGAATGCGCTGCTGGTGTTCGGCGGAACCGTGCTTGCGCGCTGGCTCGAGGAATACAACGGCGTGATGGGCTGGATCGTGCTCGGGCTCGTGGTCATGGCGATCGCCGCCTACGCCTGGCGCGTGGCGACGTGGAAGCCGCGCCATCTGAGGACGACGACCAACGACTAA
- the hemW gene encoding radical SAM family heme chaperone HemW encodes MARALYIHWPFCLKKCPYCDFNSHVRDAVEVDAWQTGLLADMRHEAALAGGEPLESIFFGGGTPSLMPPALVGALLDEAERLWGFAPDIEITLEANPSSVEAAAFAGLAAAGVNRVSLGIQSLDDAALRFLGRLHDANEGLRALDTAQHVFRRVNADFIYARPGQSAEAWSEELQRALALGTDHLSLYQLTIEPGTRFATDVRLGAFAPLDDDPAADLFALTRAMTDEAGLPAYEVSNHARPGHESRHNLTYWRYRDYVGIGPGAHGRRGGVATVRHKKPENWLDAVIRADHGIAEERQLGLREQASEALLMGLRLAEGVDLAAMRARFGIEELLDPDRLAFHRDLGFVEISGERIRVTEAGMPLLDALLGELVPAALVEA; translated from the coding sequence ATGGCGCGCGCACTCTACATCCACTGGCCGTTCTGCCTCAAAAAGTGCCCGTACTGCGACTTCAACTCGCACGTGCGCGACGCGGTGGAGGTCGACGCGTGGCAGACGGGGCTGCTGGCCGACATGCGGCACGAGGCTGCGCTCGCGGGCGGGGAGCCGCTGGAGTCCATCTTCTTCGGCGGCGGAACCCCCAGCCTGATGCCCCCTGCCCTGGTCGGCGCACTGCTCGACGAGGCGGAGAGGCTGTGGGGGTTCGCGCCGGATATCGAGATCACGCTGGAGGCCAATCCATCGTCGGTCGAGGCGGCGGCATTTGCTGGCCTTGCCGCAGCCGGGGTGAACCGGGTCTCGCTCGGGATTCAGTCGCTCGATGACGCGGCGCTGCGGTTCCTCGGCAGACTGCACGATGCGAACGAGGGTCTCCGCGCGCTCGATACTGCCCAACACGTTTTCCGCCGCGTCAACGCGGATTTCATCTATGCCCGCCCCGGACAATCGGCGGAGGCCTGGAGCGAAGAACTCCAGCGCGCGCTGGCGCTCGGGACCGATCACTTATCGCTCTACCAGCTCACGATCGAGCCGGGCACCCGCTTCGCCACCGACGTGCGGCTGGGCGCGTTCGCGCCGCTCGACGACGACCCGGCGGCCGACCTGTTCGCACTGACGCGCGCGATGACGGACGAGGCAGGCCTGCCGGCCTACGAGGTATCGAACCACGCCCGCCCGGGCCACGAGAGCCGCCACAATCTCACCTACTGGCGCTATCGCGATTACGTCGGCATCGGACCCGGTGCACACGGGCGGCGCGGCGGCGTGGCGACGGTGCGGCACAAGAAGCCGGAGAACTGGCTCGACGCGGTAATTCGTGCGGATCACGGCATCGCCGAGGAGCGACAGCTGGGGCTGCGCGAACAGGCATCGGAAGCTCTCCTCATGGGCCTTCGGCTAGCCGAAGGGGTCGACCTCGCGGCGATGCGCGCGCGCTTCGGGATCGAGGAATTGCTCGATCCTGACCGGCTCGCATTCCACCGCGATCTCGGCTTCGTGGAGATCTCGGGCGAGCGAATCCGGGTCACCGAGGCGGGAATGCCCCTGCTCGACGCGCTGCTGGGCGAGCTGGTCCCCGCAGCGCTGGTCGAAGCGTGA
- a CDS encoding indoleamine 2,3-dioxygenase — protein MELSDYGMSRERGYLSHYEIDEIALPSLFDAVKQAAGNLSGLLSTGRVRHWLGQLADPGLEDWAREAAEEEVRTAMVHYSFLVQAYVWGEPLPPDHLPANLARPMVAIADRLGQAPLLPYSAYVLDNWYRLDKAGPIALDNIVMHQHFVGGDDESWFVLVHVAIEAEAGVLLDNAAKLVTVARQGDEAEAERLLIEMDAAWERIYGHFARMPERCDPYIYFHRVRPYIHGWANNPALSGGGLVYEGVDRFEMKPMAYRGQTGSQSSIVPAMDALFQVGHSDDPLKSFLDELHHYRPVPHRKFIEDLAAQSTLRDFVAASGAQSLKDAFNACLNQSARFRTRHLEYAASYINKQAGSIAGNDPDVGTGGTPFMKYLKKHRDENAAQLV, from the coding sequence GCCCTGCCCAGCCTGTTCGACGCGGTGAAGCAGGCCGCCGGAAACCTGTCCGGCCTCCTCTCCACCGGCCGCGTGCGTCACTGGCTGGGCCAGCTCGCCGACCCCGGTCTCGAAGACTGGGCCCGCGAGGCGGCCGAGGAAGAAGTCCGCACCGCCATGGTGCACTACAGCTTCCTCGTGCAGGCCTACGTCTGGGGCGAGCCCCTGCCGCCGGACCACCTTCCGGCAAACCTCGCCCGTCCGATGGTCGCGATCGCTGACCGGCTCGGCCAGGCGCCGCTGCTGCCCTATTCCGCCTATGTGCTCGACAACTGGTACCGGCTCGACAAGGCGGGCCCGATCGCGCTCGACAACATCGTGATGCACCAGCATTTCGTCGGCGGCGACGACGAAAGCTGGTTCGTGCTGGTCCACGTCGCGATCGAGGCCGAGGCGGGCGTGCTGCTCGACAATGCCGCAAAGCTCGTGACGGTTGCCAGGCAGGGCGACGAGGCCGAAGCCGAGCGCCTGCTGATCGAGATGGATGCCGCGTGGGAGCGCATCTACGGCCACTTCGCGCGCATGCCGGAGCGGTGCGACCCCTACATCTATTTCCACCGCGTGCGGCCCTACATCCACGGCTGGGCGAACAATCCGGCACTGAGCGGCGGCGGACTCGTCTACGAAGGCGTCGACCGGTTCGAGATGAAGCCGATGGCCTATCGCGGGCAGACCGGCAGCCAGAGCAGCATCGTCCCGGCCATGGATGCACTGTTCCAGGTCGGCCATTCGGACGATCCGCTCAAGAGCTTCCTCGACGAGCTACACCACTACCGACCTGTGCCGCATCGCAAGTTCATCGAGGACCTCGCGGCGCAATCGACCTTGCGCGATTTCGTCGCGGCGAGCGGCGCGCAAAGCCTGAAGGACGCCTTCAACGCCTGCCTCAACCAGAGCGCCCGCTTCCGCACCCGCCACCTCGAATACGCGGCCAGCTACATCAACAAGCAGGCAGGCAGCATCGCCGGCAACGACCCCGACGTCGGCACCGGCGGAACGCCGTTCATGAAGTACCTCAAGAAACACCGCGACGAGAACGCGGCGCAATTGGTCTGA
- the rdgB gene encoding RdgB/HAM1 family non-canonical purine NTP pyrophosphatase, whose product MTRRIGSGTLVIATHNAGKLKEIGALLDPYGVKCISAGSLGLPEPKETGTTFVQNALLKARAAAEASGLAALADDSGLSVAALDGRPGVYTADWAERQWFEGDPGRDWYMAMGKVEGMLQAKGPGAPRDAWFSCVLAIAWPDGDTAVYEGRVDGSLTWPPRGTLGFGYDPVFVPSGREVTFAELDPEEKHRISHRADAFAKLVAEQFG is encoded by the coding sequence ATGACCCGCCGCATCGGCTCGGGCACGCTGGTCATCGCCACGCACAATGCGGGCAAGCTGAAGGAGATCGGCGCGCTGCTGGATCCCTATGGCGTGAAATGCATCAGCGCCGGGTCGCTCGGGCTACCGGAGCCGAAGGAGACCGGGACGACCTTCGTCCAGAACGCGCTGCTCAAGGCACGCGCTGCGGCCGAGGCGTCGGGTCTGGCAGCGCTGGCGGACGACAGCGGGCTTTCTGTCGCCGCGCTCGACGGACGGCCGGGCGTCTATACCGCCGACTGGGCCGAGCGGCAGTGGTTCGAGGGCGATCCGGGCCGCGACTGGTATATGGCGATGGGCAAGGTGGAAGGCATGCTTCAGGCCAAGGGCCCCGGGGCCCCGCGCGACGCCTGGTTCAGCTGCGTTCTCGCAATCGCATGGCCCGACGGAGATACGGCGGTCTACGAGGGCCGGGTCGATGGGTCCCTTACCTGGCCGCCACGCGGAACGCTGGGGTTCGGGTACGACCCGGTCTTCGTGCCGAGCGGTCGCGAAGTCACTTTTGCCGAACTCGACCCGGAGGAAAAGCACCGCATCAGCCACCGCGCCGACGCCTTTGCCAAGCTCGTCGCCGAGCAGTTCGGCTAG
- a CDS encoding CAP family protein — protein sequence MGMGRFIAPALGVLAIMGFDAPALAQGRSDFAGRLLAAHNEERDRAGLPRLSWSSRLAQDAQEWAVHLSRKGTLQHADSQRRRNMGENLWMGSAGYYSAEDMIGGFLSERSKFRPGTFPQVSSSGNWSDVGHYTQIIWPRTTEVGCAVAKGAVNDFLVCRYNPPGNTFGERVGG from the coding sequence ATGGGGATGGGTCGTTTCATCGCGCCTGCATTGGGCGTGCTCGCAATCATGGGTTTCGACGCGCCGGCGCTGGCGCAGGGCCGCAGCGATTTCGCCGGCCGCTTGCTTGCCGCACACAACGAGGAGCGCGACCGCGCGGGCTTGCCGCGCCTGTCATGGTCCAGTCGTCTCGCGCAGGACGCGCAGGAGTGGGCGGTCCATCTTTCGCGCAAGGGCACGCTCCAGCATGCCGACAGCCAGCGGCGGCGCAACATGGGCGAGAACCTCTGGATGGGTTCGGCGGGCTACTACAGCGCCGAAGACATGATTGGCGGCTTCCTGTCGGAAAGGTCGAAGTTCCGGCCCGGCACTTTCCCGCAGGTCAGTTCATCAGGCAACTGGTCGGACGTCGGTCACTACACCCAGATCATCTGGCCGCGCACCACCGAGGTCGGCTGCGCGGTTGCAAAGGGCGCGGTGAACGATTTTCTCGTGTGCCGATACAACCCGCCGGGCAACACCTTCGGCGAAAGGGTCGGCGGCTGA